A genomic region of Magnolia sinica isolate HGM2019 chromosome 6, MsV1, whole genome shotgun sequence contains the following coding sequences:
- the LOC131249134 gene encoding non-functional NADPH-dependent codeinone reductase 2-like, translated as MAIEIPKVSLSSGSGPMPLVGMGTAVYPPVAPEIIKAAVFHAIEIGYRHFDTASAYGSEQPLGEIIAEALQVGLIKSRDELFITSKLWCNDNHPQLVQPALRKSLENLQLEYLDLFLVHWPVSLKPGDFKYPPEKVDLLPMDFKSTWEAMEECQMLGLTKSIGVSNFSCKKLAELLSTAKIPPAVNQVEMHPLWQQRKLREFCKMNGIHMTAYSPLGGKGTLWGANDVMDSQVLKQIAEAKGKTVAQVALRWIYEQEVSMVVKSFNKERLKENLQIFGWGLTESEVHLIDQLPQRKIVHAKRFISASGPYKSLEEFWDGEI; from the exons ATGGCTATTGAAATTCCAAAGGTGAGCTTGAGCTCTGGCTCCGGACCCATGCCCCTTGTAGGCATGGGCACTGCTGTCTATCCTCCAGTCGCACCTGAAATCATCAAAGCTGCCGTCTTTCATGCCATCGAGATTGGTTACAGGCACTTCGACACGGCATCTGCCTATGGCTCGGAGCAGCCTCTCGGAGAAATCATAGCTGAAGCTCTACAAGTTGGGCTCATCAAATCCCGTGATGAGCTCTTCATCACCTCCAAGCTATGGTGCAACGACAACCACCCTCAACTCGTCCAGCCGGCACTCAGGAAATCTCTCGA GAACCTTCAATTGGAGTATCTCGATCTCTTTCTTGTCCATTGGCCTGTGAGCTTGAAGCCTGGTGACTTTAAATACCCACCTGAGAAGGTTGATCTCCTTCCTATGGATTTCAAGTCTACTTGGGAAGCCATGGAAGAGTGTCAAATGCTTGGTCTCACCAAATCCATCGGAGTCAGTAACTTCTCTTGCAAGAAGCTTGCTGAATTGCTCTCAACGGCCAAGATCCCTCCTGCAGTCAATCAG GTGGAGATGCACCCGTTGTGGCAGCAGAGGAAGCTGAGGGAGTTCTGCAAGATGAACGGTATCCATATGACTGCTTACTCTCCGTTGGGGGGGAAAGGAACTCTGTGGGGCGCCAATGATGTGATGGACAGCCAAGTGCTGAAACAGATTGCTGAGGCTAAAGGAAAGACTGTTGCTCAG GTTGCATTGAGGTGGATATACGAGCAAGAGGTGAGCATGGTGGTGAAGAGCTTCAACAAGGAGAGGTTGAAGGAGAACCTTCAGATCTTTGGGTGGGGATTGACGGAGAGCGAGGTCCACCTGATCGATCAGTTACCTCAGCGAAAAATAGTCCATGCGAAGCGATTTATCTCAGCTAGTGGGCCTTACAAGTCTTTGGAGGAGTTCTGGGATGGGGAAATCTGA